The following proteins are encoded in a genomic region of alpha proteobacterium U9-1i:
- a CDS encoding Xaa-Pro dipeptidase family enzyme, translating to MVGVGRSLKLGANGRGARYFGRLMRILATLLAVCLLAAPARAQVADTAIVLRPDRVWTGSATPPQAEWAVLIADGRIAAVGPSASIAAPAGAREIALPGVTLTPGLIDLHTHLLLRAYSIESWDDQVLRDSEATRVIRGVAGARATLLSGFTTIRDLGSEGAGYADVALRNGANDGSMQGPRMYVATLAIVARGGYGPRRTAFRPDLDVPQGAQEASGVDEVVAAVRTQMAHGADWIKLYGDYRFGNSAASRPTFSQAEINAAVATAHDAGLRVSVHAVTDEAIRRAVLAGADTIEHGYGATRETFRLMARRGVAFIPTLAAADTVRRAENAGVAATFRLALSQGVAIGAGSDAGVFAHGENVRELELMVAGGMTPTQALIAATSTNARLLGQADQLGVIAVGAQADLAGFVGDPTSNITALRNVSFVMQRGAVVRAPIAAQ from the coding sequence TTGGTCGGTGTTGGGCGTTCGCTGAAACTGGGCGCGAACGGGCGCGGGGCCCGATACTTCGGTCGCCTGATGAGAATTCTCGCTACTTTGCTTGCGGTCTGCCTGCTGGCCGCGCCGGCGCGCGCACAAGTCGCTGACACGGCGATTGTGCTTCGCCCTGACCGCGTATGGACGGGCAGCGCCACGCCGCCGCAGGCGGAGTGGGCGGTCCTGATCGCCGATGGCCGGATCGCCGCAGTGGGGCCGAGCGCTTCGATTGCGGCGCCGGCAGGCGCTCGCGAAATTGCGCTGCCTGGTGTGACGTTGACGCCGGGCCTGATCGACCTCCACACGCATCTTTTGCTGCGCGCGTATTCGATCGAATCCTGGGACGATCAAGTCCTGCGTGACAGCGAAGCGACGCGCGTCATCCGCGGCGTCGCCGGCGCCCGCGCCACATTGCTATCGGGCTTCACGACTATCCGTGACCTGGGCAGCGAAGGCGCCGGCTACGCCGACGTCGCACTGCGCAATGGCGCAAACGACGGATCGATGCAGGGCCCGCGCATGTACGTGGCCACGCTGGCAATCGTAGCGCGTGGTGGCTACGGTCCGCGTCGCACGGCCTTTCGCCCTGATCTCGACGTGCCGCAGGGCGCGCAGGAGGCGAGCGGTGTCGATGAAGTCGTCGCGGCGGTGCGCACGCAGATGGCGCACGGCGCGGATTGGATAAAACTCTACGGCGATTACCGCTTCGGCAACAGCGCCGCTTCGCGCCCCACTTTCAGCCAAGCTGAGATCAACGCAGCCGTGGCGACCGCCCACGACGCGGGCTTGCGCGTTTCGGTGCATGCGGTCACTGACGAGGCCATCCGTCGCGCCGTGCTTGCTGGCGCCGACACCATCGAACACGGTTACGGCGCGACGCGTGAGACATTCAGGCTAATGGCCCGCCGGGGTGTGGCGTTTATCCCGACTTTGGCGGCGGCGGACACTGTCCGTCGCGCTGAAAACGCCGGGGTGGCCGCAACCTTTCGTTTGGCGTTGTCGCAAGGCGTCGCGATCGGCGCCGGTAGCGATGCAGGTGTGTTCGCGCATGGCGAGAACGTGCGCGAATTGGAGCTGATGGTGGCGGGCGGAATGACGCCAACGCAAGCGCTCATCGCGGCTACATCGACGAACGCACGTCTGCTCGGACAAGCTGATCAACTCGGCGTGATCGCCGTCGGCGCCCAAGCCGATCTCGCTGGCTTCGTGGGCGATCCAACTTCAAACATTACCGCGTTGCGCAACGTTTCGTTCGTCATGCAACGCGGCGCTGTCGTACGCGCGCCGATCGCCGCGCAATAG
- a CDS encoding membrane protein, protein MALAVSIVAAMDGAFQFTNTWFEPSAKTWTRLIDEIRPSRVLEIGSYEGRSACFLIQACTTYAPLSLTCVDTWQGGVEHDPEAMGAVEARFDSNVRRACAEAHHDARVRKYKARSVDALTRLIAAGEAGTFDIVYIDGLHIAGDVLADAVLAFELTRVGGFIFFDDYLWHNEPAGAQDPLNMPKPAIDAFINLYQRRLGVVTDAPLRQLYVRKLA, encoded by the coding sequence TTGGCGCTTGCGGTTTCGATTGTCGCCGCCATGGACGGCGCCTTTCAGTTTACCAATACGTGGTTCGAGCCGAGCGCCAAGACGTGGACGCGGCTCATCGATGAAATCAGACCGTCGCGCGTGCTGGAGATCGGGTCCTACGAAGGACGCAGCGCCTGTTTTCTGATTCAAGCCTGCACGACCTATGCACCATTGTCGCTGACGTGCGTCGATACCTGGCAAGGAGGCGTCGAGCACGATCCCGAAGCAATGGGCGCCGTCGAAGCGCGGTTCGACAGCAATGTCCGCCGCGCTTGCGCGGAGGCGCACCACGACGCGCGCGTGCGCAAATACAAGGCGCGCTCGGTGGACGCGCTCACGCGTCTAATCGCGGCCGGAGAGGCTGGGACGTTCGATATAGTTTATATCGATGGCTTGCATATCGCGGGAGACGTACTCGCAGACGCGGTGCTGGCGTTTGAGCTCACGCGCGTTGGCGGCTTCATCTTTTTCGACGACTACCTTTGGCACAACGAGCCCGCTGGCGCGCAGGATCCGCTCAACATGCCGAAGCCCGCGATCGACGCCTTTATCAATCTCTATCAGCGGCGGCTTGGCGTCGTTACAGACGCACCGTTGCGGCAGCTCTACGTGCGCAAGTTGGCTTAG
- a CDS encoding acyl-CoA thioesterase II, which yields MSELSATDQLKRTLTLEQIEVNLFLGRSRPGETGRIFGGQVVSQALLAAMKTVEGRVCHSLQSYFIRPGDPTQPVLYQVEHSRDGRSFTTRRVIAIQKGEQIFNMACSFQVPEEGYSHQDAMPDAPAPDTVQEERARLLELFADAPATIERWPETPIEMRAVEPVNIRDPKPVSSIHRVWFRLREDWGDDIALNQVVLAYASDYSLLGTGMRPHGVSWMTGIQGASLDHIVWFHRPTNFSRWHLYVQDSPSASGARGFNRGSIYRDDGVLVASTAQEGLIRKR from the coding sequence ATGTCCGAATTGTCCGCAACGGACCAGTTGAAGCGTACTTTGACCCTTGAGCAGATCGAGGTGAACCTTTTCCTCGGCCGCTCCAGGCCAGGTGAGACGGGACGCATATTCGGCGGACAAGTCGTCTCGCAGGCGTTGCTCGCAGCGATGAAAACCGTTGAAGGGCGCGTATGCCATTCGCTGCAAAGCTATTTCATTCGCCCCGGCGATCCAACGCAACCGGTGCTCTACCAAGTCGAGCATTCGCGCGACGGCAGAAGCTTCACGACACGCCGCGTGATCGCGATCCAAAAGGGCGAGCAGATTTTCAACATGGCGTGCTCGTTCCAAGTGCCGGAAGAAGGCTACAGCCACCAGGACGCCATGCCGGACGCCCCGGCGCCCGATACGGTCCAGGAAGAACGCGCGCGTCTGCTGGAATTGTTTGCGGACGCGCCTGCTACGATTGAACGCTGGCCCGAGACGCCAATCGAGATGCGCGCCGTTGAGCCGGTCAACATTCGCGATCCAAAGCCTGTCTCTTCAATCCATCGCGTTTGGTTTCGACTCCGCGAGGATTGGGGCGATGACATCGCGCTCAACCAGGTCGTGCTCGCCTATGCGTCCGACTATTCGCTGCTCGGCACCGGCATGCGTCCACACGGCGTCAGCTGGATGACCGGCATTCAAGGCGCGAGCCTCGATCACATCGTCTGGTTTCACCGACCAACCAATTTCTCGCGTTGGCATCTCTATGTGCAGGATAGCCCGTCGGCTTCCGGGGCGCGCGGCTTCAACCGTGGCAGCATCTATCGCGACGACGGCGTGCTGGTGGCCAGCACGGCGCAGGAAGGCCTGATCCGCAAGCGCTAA
- a CDS encoding thiol peroxidase, Bcp-type: MIDIAPRNAPAAVAPPLTAGDPAPWFIAPSDANERFQLSTVGGRRVLVSFLPSLSSGEGKLIVDQLLAGAGRFSKNTAGMLIFSADANDRGLSVPPDVSGVRFLYDPELVVAKLYGVTDEGNLRPTTFLINERLRIVAVSPVRTAEGHAAIVYDLYDRFGPMEPSSRAHPQAPVLIVPNVFEPAFCKTLIDGYVEHGGQESGFMVERDGKTVLEHDHAHKRRSDWVLTDQRLIDAARYRIRRRIGPEIQRAYQFHVSRIERYLVACYEAEADGHFSPHRDNTTRGTAHRRFAVSINLNDDYDGGDLVFPEFGRVHFRPPPGGACVFSCSLLHEATKVVRGTRYVFVPFLYDEAAKLVRDENLGSLA; this comes from the coding sequence ATGATCGACATCGCGCCCAGGAACGCGCCGGCGGCCGTCGCGCCGCCGCTTACGGCTGGCGATCCCGCGCCCTGGTTCATCGCGCCGTCGGATGCCAATGAACGCTTTCAGCTGTCGACAGTGGGTGGCCGCCGCGTTCTGGTGAGCTTCCTGCCCTCGCTTTCGAGCGGCGAAGGCAAACTCATCGTCGATCAGCTTCTGGCCGGCGCCGGGCGCTTCAGCAAAAACACGGCGGGCATGCTGATCTTCAGCGCCGACGCCAACGATCGCGGGCTATCCGTGCCCCCTGACGTGAGTGGCGTGCGCTTCTTGTACGATCCCGAACTCGTGGTCGCGAAGCTCTATGGCGTAACGGATGAGGGTAATCTGCGGCCAACGACATTCTTGATCAATGAACGTCTGCGTATCGTTGCGGTATCTCCGGTGCGCACGGCCGAGGGCCATGCGGCGATTGTGTATGATCTCTACGATCGCTTCGGGCCCATGGAGCCAAGCAGCCGCGCGCACCCTCAAGCGCCGGTGCTCATCGTTCCCAACGTATTCGAGCCGGCTTTCTGCAAAACCTTGATCGATGGCTATGTGGAGCACGGCGGCCAGGAATCTGGTTTCATGGTGGAGCGTGACGGCAAGACCGTGCTCGAGCACGATCATGCGCATAAGCGCCGCTCCGATTGGGTGCTCACCGATCAGCGCCTGATCGACGCCGCGCGCTATCGCATCCGCAGGCGCATCGGCCCCGAAATTCAGCGCGCCTATCAATTCCACGTCTCGCGCATCGAGCGCTATCTGGTGGCGTGCTACGAAGCGGAAGCGGACGGTCACTTCTCGCCGCACCGCGACAACACCACGCGCGGCACGGCGCATCGGCGTTTCGCCGTGTCCATCAATCTCAACGATGATTATGACGGCGGCGATCTTGTGTTTCCCGAGTTCGGGCGCGTGCATTTTCGCCCGCCTCCCGGCGGCGCGTGTGTATTTTCATGCTCGCTCCTGCACGAAGCCACCAAGGTCGTACGGGGGACCCGCTACGTTTTTGTACCGTTCCTCTATGACGAGGCGGCGAAATTGGTGCGCGACGAGAACCTGGGCTCCCTGGCCTGA
- a CDS encoding DNA double-strand break repair Rad50 ATPase — MRGKAGHMNEDAWDALDPEVRAQAAAAAEARGVSLDDYLTELLLEQAFDTMDRPIEPEALAAPPEVRPSAQPAQPASAHEAPYALPRRKQGEDVTIAHRLDALERRIATAVSSLDHAINAVDGSVLSLAGRVDEQDATYNEAAESLSGALNELSVSLTAVRGQLAQAEGGLSHLNATNALAHADLAERVADLDQRLAVTDDIARDADRAGAELARSQDALRQAISQDLREISRATDARLRSDLDELRTAAVAAANHADEAAAHVLSEMRALRETVEGRLAETAAETQARMHAAFADSVELVSALNSRVIEHERNAAVATENMRLRLSDVEDAGQTALEATADTLRAAHAALAVDVARVAHDARGAHEALRAELARESAGFREAQANVQARLKLVDSVIANTISDIGAVREIIDRRAGETAAQARQDLALARDAWSGRLDAVTARMSDSEADAAHAHHTAMAEIHRVEACTLAALEKSAQDRAALESVMRLSFEDTERARVTTEQALKLDIANVSHAARAHADEGDQRIAHELAALRGQRAGLQARIDSVAAKVDGDLSKLPGRMTGLESAAAAHATAMEGLRARVEIVAGQADHVSQAVTSRMEDALSSLTKRIDAANQSNAARIAAQEAASIETTDHVRNLARVVDRLSAQGADASVETAERLQDVEVAIAELRLQQASGAHEMTAALTERMREAELRQVDALETLTADIARFLNDNHARISAVENKLGDPAMNAELQTLRDRVEERLADAERKSIRALEQVMETVALISRRTATPSQDANTPATRSA; from the coding sequence ATGCGCGGCAAGGCTGGACACATGAACGAGGACGCTTGGGACGCCCTGGACCCCGAAGTGCGGGCGCAAGCGGCTGCCGCCGCCGAAGCGCGCGGCGTTAGCCTCGACGATTATCTCACCGAATTGCTGCTTGAGCAGGCGTTCGACACGATGGATCGACCGATCGAGCCGGAAGCGCTCGCCGCGCCGCCCGAAGTTAGGCCTTCAGCGCAGCCAGCTCAGCCAGCCTCCGCCCATGAAGCGCCATACGCGCTGCCGCGCCGCAAACAAGGCGAAGACGTGACCATCGCGCATCGCCTCGACGCGCTTGAGCGCCGCATCGCCACCGCCGTCAGTAGCCTCGACCACGCCATCAACGCCGTTGATGGCTCGGTGTTAAGTCTCGCTGGCCGGGTGGACGAACAAGACGCGACCTATAACGAAGCCGCAGAAAGCCTAAGCGGAGCGCTCAACGAGCTTTCGGTCAGCCTCACTGCCGTTCGGGGGCAATTGGCCCAAGCAGAGGGTGGCCTATCCCATCTGAACGCCACCAACGCCCTCGCCCATGCGGACCTTGCCGAACGCGTCGCTGACCTGGACCAACGTCTGGCGGTCACCGACGACATCGCCCGCGACGCCGATCGCGCCGGCGCGGAGCTTGCCCGCTCGCAAGACGCGCTGCGGCAGGCGATCTCGCAAGATCTGCGCGAGATCAGCCGCGCCACGGACGCCCGGCTCCGGTCAGATCTGGACGAACTGCGAACCGCCGCCGTCGCCGCGGCAAATCACGCCGACGAGGCCGCCGCGCATGTACTGAGCGAAATGCGCGCGCTGCGGGAGACGGTCGAAGGCCGGCTTGCTGAAACAGCCGCCGAAACCCAAGCACGCATGCACGCCGCCTTCGCGGACTCCGTGGAACTCGTCAGCGCGCTCAACAGCCGCGTGATCGAGCACGAACGCAATGCCGCCGTCGCGACCGAGAATATGCGCTTACGATTGAGCGACGTAGAGGACGCGGGCCAGACTGCGCTTGAAGCTACGGCCGACACGCTGCGCGCCGCACACGCGGCCTTGGCGGTTGATGTCGCCCGTGTCGCGCACGACGCGCGCGGCGCACACGAAGCGCTTCGCGCTGAGCTGGCGCGCGAAAGCGCTGGCTTCCGCGAGGCCCAAGCCAACGTTCAGGCGCGATTGAAGCTGGTCGATTCCGTCATCGCCAACACGATCAGCGACATCGGCGCCGTTCGGGAGATCATTGATCGCCGTGCTGGCGAAACCGCCGCGCAAGCGCGGCAAGATTTGGCGCTCGCCCGCGACGCGTGGTCTGGCCGCCTTGACGCCGTCACGGCGCGCATGAGCGACAGTGAGGCGGACGCCGCGCACGCTCACCATACGGCGATGGCTGAAATCCACCGCGTCGAAGCTTGCACGCTCGCGGCGTTGGAGAAAAGCGCGCAGGATCGCGCGGCGCTCGAAAGCGTCATGCGGCTGAGCTTCGAGGACACAGAGCGCGCGCGCGTCACGACCGAACAAGCGCTGAAGCTCGACATCGCCAATGTCTCGCACGCCGCGCGTGCTCATGCTGACGAAGGCGACCAACGCATCGCCCACGAGCTTGCCGCACTTCGCGGGCAGCGCGCGGGACTGCAAGCGCGGATCGACTCTGTGGCCGCCAAAGTGGATGGCGACCTATCGAAACTGCCTGGTCGCATGACCGGCCTCGAAAGCGCGGCCGCCGCACATGCCACGGCGATGGAAGGTTTGCGCGCACGCGTCGAGATCGTCGCCGGCCAAGCTGATCACGTGAGCCAAGCGGTGACGTCGCGCATGGAAGACGCATTGTCGTCCCTCACCAAGCGTATCGACGCGGCCAACCAAAGCAACGCCGCGCGGATCGCAGCGCAAGAAGCCGCTTCCATTGAAACCACCGACCATGTGCGCAATCTCGCGCGTGTCGTCGACCGGCTCTCCGCTCAAGGTGCGGACGCTTCCGTTGAGACCGCCGAGCGCTTGCAGGACGTTGAAGTCGCGATCGCGGAGTTGCGGCTTCAGCAGGCTTCGGGCGCACATGAAATGACGGCGGCGCTGACAGAACGCATGCGTGAGGCGGAGCTTCGCCAGGTCGATGCGCTGGAAACACTGACTGCGGACATCGCACGTTTTCTGAACGACAATCACGCGCGCATCTCGGCGGTGGAGAACAAATTGGGGGACCCGGCGATGAATGCCGAGCTTCAGACTCTGCGTGACCGCGTCGAGGAGCGCTTGGCGGATGCTGAGCGAAAGAGCATTCGCGCGCTTGAGCAGGTGATGGAGACGGTGGCCTTGATCAGCCGCCGAACGGCGACGCCATCGCAGGACGCCAATACGCCCGCGACGCGAAGCGCCTGA
- a CDS encoding serine protein kinase prkA protein, with the protein MSDEIFRTYARAFEQRREAEMSLQDFLTLCRDDPMAYASAHERLLKAIGEPRMVDTSKDARLGRIFMNRTVRFYPAFAEFYGMEETIERIVAFFRHAAQGLEERKQILYLLGPVGGGKSSLAERLKALMEDQPIYVLKAGDQMSPVFEHPLGLFDPEVWGEKLEDGYGIPPRRLTGLMSPWCIKRLDEFGGDITKFRVAKINPSRLRQIGVGKVEPGDDNNQDVSSLVGKVDIRKLEMHAQNDPDAYSYSGGLNRANQGILEFVEMFKAPIKMLHPLLTATQEGNYVGTENIGAIPYQGIIMAHSNEAEWQTFKNNKNNEAFIDRIFVIKVPYCLRVMEEQKIYEKLVRGSELTEAPCAPGTLEMMARFSVLSRLKEHENSNAFAKMRVYNGESLKEVDPKARTLQEYKDAAGVDEGMEGISTRFAFKVLAATYNHDTQEVAADPVHLMYVLEQAIRREQFPQENENKLIEFIKAELAPRYAEFIGHEIQKAYLESYHDYGQNLFDRYVDYADAWIEDIDFKDPDTGQLLNRELLNQELSKIEKPAGIANPKDFRNEVVKFTLRARAGHGGKNPSWTSYEKIREVIERRMFSQVEDLLPVITFGSKKDSDSEKKHEEFVLRMVERGYTERQVRRLVEWYMRVKQAG; encoded by the coding sequence ATGTCTGACGAGATCTTTCGCACCTATGCCCGCGCTTTCGAGCAGCGGCGCGAAGCGGAAATGTCGCTGCAGGATTTTCTGACGCTCTGCCGCGACGATCCCATGGCGTATGCAAGCGCGCATGAGCGCCTGCTGAAAGCGATCGGCGAGCCCAGGATGGTCGATACGTCGAAGGACGCTCGGCTCGGCCGCATCTTCATGAACCGCACGGTCCGGTTCTATCCGGCGTTCGCTGAGTTTTACGGCATGGAGGAAACGATCGAACGGATCGTCGCCTTCTTCCGTCACGCGGCGCAGGGCTTGGAGGAGCGCAAGCAAATCCTTTACCTGCTTGGCCCTGTCGGCGGCGGTAAATCCTCTCTGGCGGAGCGCTTGAAGGCGCTCATGGAAGACCAGCCAATTTATGTGCTTAAGGCCGGCGATCAGATGTCGCCGGTGTTTGAGCACCCGCTCGGCCTGTTCGACCCTGAGGTTTGGGGCGAAAAGCTTGAGGACGGTTACGGCATCCCGCCGCGGCGATTGACCGGCTTGATGAGCCCGTGGTGCATCAAGCGGCTCGACGAATTCGGCGGCGACATCACGAAGTTTCGCGTGGCGAAGATCAACCCATCGCGCTTGCGCCAAATTGGCGTCGGCAAGGTCGAGCCGGGCGACGACAACAACCAGGACGTCTCCTCGTTGGTCGGCAAGGTCGATATTCGCAAGCTTGAGATGCACGCGCAAAACGATCCTGACGCCTACTCGTACTCAGGCGGCCTGAACCGCGCCAACCAGGGCATTCTCGAATTCGTCGAGATGTTCAAAGCGCCGATCAAGATGCTCCATCCGCTGCTGACGGCGACACAGGAAGGCAATTACGTCGGTACGGAAAACATTGGCGCCATCCCGTATCAAGGGATCATCATGGCGCACTCGAACGAGGCCGAGTGGCAGACGTTCAAGAACAACAAGAACAATGAAGCCTTCATCGACCGCATCTTTGTGATCAAGGTTCCGTACTGCCTCCGGGTGATGGAAGAGCAAAAAATATATGAAAAGCTCGTGCGCGGTTCCGAGTTGACGGAGGCGCCGTGCGCGCCGGGGACGCTTGAGATGATGGCGCGCTTTTCGGTGCTCTCGCGCCTGAAGGAGCACGAGAACTCCAACGCCTTCGCGAAAATGCGCGTCTATAACGGCGAGAGCCTCAAGGAGGTCGATCCGAAAGCGCGCACCTTGCAGGAATACAAGGACGCCGCGGGCGTGGACGAAGGCATGGAAGGCATCTCGACGCGCTTCGCGTTCAAGGTGCTGGCCGCCACTTACAATCACGACACGCAGGAGGTGGCGGCCGATCCCGTGCATCTGATGTATGTGCTGGAGCAGGCCATCCGCCGCGAGCAATTCCCTCAAGAGAACGAGAACAAGCTCATCGAGTTCATCAAAGCAGAGCTTGCGCCGCGCTACGCCGAATTCATCGGCCATGAAATTCAGAAGGCGTACCTGGAGAGCTACCACGATTACGGTCAGAACCTGTTTGACCGTTACGTCGATTATGCGGACGCATGGATTGAAGACATCGACTTCAAGGACCCCGATACTGGTCAGCTGCTCAATCGCGAACTCCTGAATCAGGAGCTTTCAAAGATTGAAAAGCCGGCGGGGATCGCCAACCCAAAGGATTTCCGCAACGAAGTCGTGAAGTTCACGCTGCGCGCGCGCGCAGGTCATGGCGGCAAGAATCCATCTTGGACGAGCTACGAGAAAATCCGCGAAGTGATTGAGCGGCGCATGTTCAGCCAAGTCGAGGATCTGCTGCCGGTGATCACGTTCGGCTCGAAGAAGGATAGCGACAGCGAAAAGAAGCATGAGGAATTCGTGCTGCGCATGGTGGAGCGCGGCTATACTGAACGCCAAGTGCGGCGCTTGGTTGAATGGTACATGCGGGTCAAGCAGGCTGGGTAA
- a CDS encoding hypothetical protein (FIG002076), translated as MHIIDRRLNPGGKSLANRQRFMRRARALVRKAVREASSHRSIKDAGKGGEVSVPSGSVHEPMLRRGAQGGNRDYVLPGNKKYVEGDGIPRPEGGGGQGSKASDSGEGEDEFRFALSDEEYLDLYLEDLELPDLAKRQLSGVESVQWRQAGFSTAGPPSRISVPRTLRHSMSRRMALKRPKPEEIEALRAEIERLEREGGHFEELVKLRADLELRLTRTKRIPYIDPVDVRYRRLESVPKPIAKAVMFCLMDVSGSMNEHMKDLAKRFYSLLYLFLKRRYDHVEVVFIRHTHEAQEVDEQTFFYSRETGGTVVSTALFKMDEIVRERFPISDWNIYAAQASDGDNTSSDNAVVLTQLKDVILPMCQYYAYVEVGMDDDDDHPGAGEPSTNLWRAYRRVGDDQPFAMRKVRHRRDIYPVFRDLFTRRPEGVSSEGA; from the coding sequence ATGCACATAATCGACCGGCGCTTGAATCCCGGCGGCAAGAGCCTGGCCAATCGCCAGCGCTTCATGCGCCGCGCGCGCGCATTGGTGCGCAAGGCCGTGCGCGAAGCGTCATCGCATCGTTCGATCAAGGACGCCGGCAAGGGCGGAGAAGTTTCGGTGCCGTCGGGCAGCGTGCATGAGCCGATGCTGCGGCGCGGCGCGCAAGGCGGCAATCGCGACTACGTGTTGCCGGGCAACAAGAAGTACGTCGAAGGCGATGGCATCCCGCGCCCAGAGGGCGGTGGCGGGCAGGGCTCGAAGGCGAGCGACAGCGGCGAGGGCGAAGACGAGTTCCGCTTCGCGCTGTCCGACGAAGAATATCTCGATCTCTACCTGGAAGACCTTGAGCTGCCCGATCTAGCCAAGCGGCAGCTATCCGGCGTTGAGTCCGTGCAATGGCGCCAGGCGGGCTTCTCAACCGCCGGCCCGCCGTCGCGCATCTCGGTGCCCCGCACATTGCGGCATTCGATGTCGCGGCGCATGGCGCTGAAACGCCCGAAGCCCGAGGAGATCGAAGCCTTGCGCGCCGAGATCGAGCGGCTGGAGCGCGAGGGCGGGCACTTCGAGGAGTTGGTCAAGCTCCGCGCCGACCTGGAGCTTCGCCTCACCCGCACCAAGCGCATTCCCTATATCGATCCCGTCGATGTTCGGTATCGCCGGCTTGAATCTGTCCCCAAGCCGATCGCCAAAGCGGTGATGTTTTGCCTGATGGACGTGTCCGGCTCGATGAACGAGCACATGAAGGATCTGGCCAAGCGCTTCTATTCGCTGCTCTACCTGTTCTTGAAGCGCCGTTACGATCACGTCGAGGTGGTGTTCATCCGTCACACGCACGAAGCGCAAGAGGTGGATGAGCAAACCTTTTTCTACTCGCGCGAAACGGGCGGCACCGTTGTGTCCACAGCGCTTTTCAAGATGGACGAGATCGTCCGCGAGCGTTTCCCGATCAGCGATTGGAATATTTACGCCGCGCAAGCCTCCGACGGCGACAACACGTCGAGCGATAACGCTGTGGTGTTGACGCAGCTGAAGGATGTGATCCTCCCGATGTGCCAATACTATGCCTATGTCGAAGTCGGCATGGACGACGATGACGATCATCCCGGCGCAGGAGAGCCAAGCACGAATTTGTGGCGCGCCTATCGCCGCGTCGGCGATGATCAGCCCTTCGCGATGCGCAAAGTCCGCCACCGCCGGGACATCTACCCGGTGTTCCGCGATCTGTTCACGCGCCGTCCCGAAGGCGTTTCGTCGGAGGGCGCGTGA